In a single window of the Dreissena polymorpha isolate Duluth1 chromosome 3, UMN_Dpol_1.0, whole genome shotgun sequence genome:
- the LOC127874596 gene encoding uncharacterized protein LOC127874596 isoform X2, translated as MAGEECLSKVAVFIQEGKALRSLLKGTRLDEPVLPDIFTWISHELFKDIELTPIALRHAIQTHILTGRKDITEVLIDILTGSGQNENKLEALQNQVLDPQKKQPGFLMAYMHMDASGLHMYIIQSQSSQPQRPTCKGMVELAARQLRSTPLAAITVPLSLVVDVQQNAAQIPEKCKRISFWVEEFCRETDCWHIFERKIEVQNVDGVMRFRVPRSDSTIRLKFIKHLSDASRDHVLTFCRILLRRCEFKVLEGLSDRFKSADIPFKHKYAVLSNFETELGKFNDAISIGTKPSELQERRGRVNNAVIGTSISGLVGGVLGVVGLALIPVTFGVSLGLTIAGGVIGASSGIVQGGFRVHEAVKENKSTAQIRETLEKVRGDFEKALTDFTREFNLDAIGNSGPESPGLNIRGSLSIGAILRSVHSGVGIGIAAAKVGASAATTAAAILAPVSLILDGGFMAEAIYGKATGNHTEAGRKLECLRVFQTIVNASYRGNADFNTNIVEKIMQND; from the exons ATGGCAGGAGAAGAATGTTTATCTAAAGTCGCAGTCTTCATTCAAGAAGGAAAGGCACTGAGATCACTTTTGAAAGGCACACGGTTAGATGAGCCTGTATTACCCGACATATTTACTTGGATCAGCCACGAACTGTTCAAAGACATTGAACTGACGCCTATTGCTCTACGACATGCCatacaaacacatattttaacCGGCCGGAAAGATATAACAGAGGTCCTCATAGATATATTAACCGGATCTGGGCAGAATGAGAACAAGCTAGAAGCACTCCAAAATCAAGTACTTGACCCACA AAAGAAACAACCCGGCTTCCTGATGGCGTACATGCACATGGATGCCAGCGGACTGCATATGTACATAATACAATCACAATCGAGCCAACCTCAGAGACCGACATGCAAAGGAATGGTGGAGCTGGCGGCACGTCAATTAAGAA GTACTCCACTAGCTGCAATTACAGTTCCGCTCTCGTTGGTTGTTGATGTTCAACAGAATGCCGCTCAGATACCAGAGAAGTGCAAACGCATCAGCTTCTGGGTAGAAGAATTTTG tcGTGAAACAGACTGCTGGCATATTTTCGAAAGGAAAATTGAGGTCCAAAATGTAGATGGCGTGATGAGATTCAGAGTACCAAGATCCGATTCCACAATCCGTCTAAAGTTTATAAAGCATTTGTCAGACGCTTCAAGGGATCACGTGTTAACTTTCTGCAGA ATCCTTTTAAGGCGTTGTGAATTCAAAGTGTTAGAGGGTTTGAGTGACCGCTTTAAATCAGCCG ATATTCCATTCAAACATAAATACGCAGTCTTAAGCAATTTTGAGACGGAATTAGGAAAGTTCAATGATGCTATATCTATCGGGACAAAGCCGTCTGAATTACAAGAAAGGAGGGGAAGAGTCAACAATGCAGTCATTGGTACATCCATATCCGGCTTGGTTGGAGGTGTTCTCGGAGTTGTTGGTCTTGCTCTTATTCCAGTAACATTCGGAGTATCCTTAGGTTTAACCATTGCTGGTGGTGTGATTGGTGCCTCAAGCGGAATAGTGCAAGGCGGTTTCCGCGTTCACGAAGCGGTTAAGGAGAACAAATCAACTGCTCAAATTAGGGAAACGTTGGAAAAGGTAAGAGGCGACTTTGAAAAAGCGCTTACAGATTTCACGAGAGAATTCAATCTAGATGCCATTGGAAACAGCGGTCCTGAAAGTCCAGGTTTGAACATTCGAGGTAGTTTATCGATAGGAGCGATTTTACGGTCAGTTCATAGCGGTGTTGGGATAGGTATTGCTGCTGCTAAAGTTGGTGCCTCCGctgcaacaacagcagcagcaattCTTGCTCCAGTTAGTCTTATCCTTGACGGAGGATTTATGGCAGAAGCGATTTATGGCAAGGCAACAGGTAATCACACCGAAGCCGGGAGGAAACTTGAATGTCTACGAGTTTTTCAGACTATTGTTAATGCTTCATACCGGGGAAACGCTGACTTTAACACAAACATTGTCGAAAAAATCATGCAGAACGATTAA
- the LOC127874596 gene encoding uncharacterized protein LOC127874596 isoform X1 has protein sequence MAGEECLSKVAVFIQEGKALRSLLKGTRLDEPVLPDIFTWISHELFKDIELTPIALRHAIQTHILTGRKDITEVLIDILTGSGQNENKLEALQNQVLDPQYDKANSVIYFYCLATFVDLDIYVVNSESNNECKWKEYKSLKLLNIKQEIDYRNKVYKFNVNRKKQPGFLMAYMHMDASGLHMYIIQSQSSQPQRPTCKGMVELAARQLRSTPLAAITVPLSLVVDVQQNAAQIPEKCKRISFWVEEFCRETDCWHIFERKIEVQNVDGVMRFRVPRSDSTIRLKFIKHLSDASRDHVLTFCRILLRRCEFKVLEGLSDRFKSADIPFKHKYAVLSNFETELGKFNDAISIGTKPSELQERRGRVNNAVIGTSISGLVGGVLGVVGLALIPVTFGVSLGLTIAGGVIGASSGIVQGGFRVHEAVKENKSTAQIRETLEKVRGDFEKALTDFTREFNLDAIGNSGPESPGLNIRGSLSIGAILRSVHSGVGIGIAAAKVGASAATTAAAILAPVSLILDGGFMAEAIYGKATGNHTEAGRKLECLRVFQTIVNASYRGNADFNTNIVEKIMQND, from the exons ATGGCAGGAGAAGAATGTTTATCTAAAGTCGCAGTCTTCATTCAAGAAGGAAAGGCACTGAGATCACTTTTGAAAGGCACACGGTTAGATGAGCCTGTATTACCCGACATATTTACTTGGATCAGCCACGAACTGTTCAAAGACATTGAACTGACGCCTATTGCTCTACGACATGCCatacaaacacatattttaacCGGCCGGAAAGATATAACAGAGGTCCTCATAGATATATTAACCGGATCTGGGCAGAATGAGAACAAGCTAGAAGCACTCCAAAATCAAGTACTTGACCCACAGTATGACAAAGCCAATTCTGTTATATATTTCTATTGTCTAGCAACGTttgttgaccttgacatttatgTCGTGAATTCTGAGAGTAACAATGAATGCAAATGGAAAGAATACAAGTCATTGAAACTACtgaatattaaacaagaaatagaTTACAGAAACAAGGTGTACAAGTTTAATGTTAACAGAAAGAAACAACCCGGCTTCCTGATGGCGTACATGCACATGGATGCCAGCGGACTGCATATGTACATAATACAATCACAATCGAGCCAACCTCAGAGACCGACATGCAAAGGAATGGTGGAGCTGGCGGCACGTCAATTAAGAA GTACTCCACTAGCTGCAATTACAGTTCCGCTCTCGTTGGTTGTTGATGTTCAACAGAATGCCGCTCAGATACCAGAGAAGTGCAAACGCATCAGCTTCTGGGTAGAAGAATTTTG tcGTGAAACAGACTGCTGGCATATTTTCGAAAGGAAAATTGAGGTCCAAAATGTAGATGGCGTGATGAGATTCAGAGTACCAAGATCCGATTCCACAATCCGTCTAAAGTTTATAAAGCATTTGTCAGACGCTTCAAGGGATCACGTGTTAACTTTCTGCAGA ATCCTTTTAAGGCGTTGTGAATTCAAAGTGTTAGAGGGTTTGAGTGACCGCTTTAAATCAGCCG ATATTCCATTCAAACATAAATACGCAGTCTTAAGCAATTTTGAGACGGAATTAGGAAAGTTCAATGATGCTATATCTATCGGGACAAAGCCGTCTGAATTACAAGAAAGGAGGGGAAGAGTCAACAATGCAGTCATTGGTACATCCATATCCGGCTTGGTTGGAGGTGTTCTCGGAGTTGTTGGTCTTGCTCTTATTCCAGTAACATTCGGAGTATCCTTAGGTTTAACCATTGCTGGTGGTGTGATTGGTGCCTCAAGCGGAATAGTGCAAGGCGGTTTCCGCGTTCACGAAGCGGTTAAGGAGAACAAATCAACTGCTCAAATTAGGGAAACGTTGGAAAAGGTAAGAGGCGACTTTGAAAAAGCGCTTACAGATTTCACGAGAGAATTCAATCTAGATGCCATTGGAAACAGCGGTCCTGAAAGTCCAGGTTTGAACATTCGAGGTAGTTTATCGATAGGAGCGATTTTACGGTCAGTTCATAGCGGTGTTGGGATAGGTATTGCTGCTGCTAAAGTTGGTGCCTCCGctgcaacaacagcagcagcaattCTTGCTCCAGTTAGTCTTATCCTTGACGGAGGATTTATGGCAGAAGCGATTTATGGCAAGGCAACAGGTAATCACACCGAAGCCGGGAGGAAACTTGAATGTCTACGAGTTTTTCAGACTATTGTTAATGCTTCATACCGGGGAAACGCTGACTTTAACACAAACATTGTCGAAAAAATCATGCAGAACGATTAA